Proteins from a genomic interval of Actinoalloteichus hymeniacidonis:
- a CDS encoding nicotinate phosphoribosyltransferase yields the protein MNTGVGNRSTGLLTDRYELTMLASALRDGTAARRCSFEVFARNLPGGRRYGVVAGIGRMLDALADFRFGKAELDALEENGLVDSDTLSFLADYRFQGEIDGYPEGELYFPGSPILSVTSTFADAVLLETLVLSVLNHDCAVASAAARMASAANGRRLIEMGSRRTHEEAAVAAARAAYLAGFSATSNLEAGRRYGIPTAGTSAHAFTLLHDTEETAFRTQVEVLGVGTTLLVDTYDITEGIATAVRVAGPQLGAIRIDSGDVGVLARQAREQLDSLGATGTRILVSGDLDEYAIATLRADPVDGYGVGTSVVTGSGAPAAGMVYKLVEVDGKPVAKRSQHKTSRGGRKAALRRHRETGTAVEEVVYRVGEGHPEPELGPHDQKLHIPLWRDGAKAPGVPDLQQGRERLRQALVSVPWEGLTLSRGEPALPTTFLP from the coding sequence GGGGAATCGGAGCACCGGCCTGCTCACGGACCGTTATGAACTGACCATGCTGGCGAGTGCGCTGCGTGATGGCACTGCTGCTCGCAGGTGTTCCTTCGAGGTTTTCGCGCGGAATCTGCCGGGCGGACGTCGCTATGGCGTCGTCGCGGGTATCGGTCGGATGTTGGACGCACTGGCCGACTTCCGGTTCGGCAAAGCGGAACTCGACGCGCTGGAGGAGAACGGACTCGTCGACTCCGACACCCTTTCTTTCCTCGCCGACTATCGCTTTCAGGGCGAGATCGACGGTTATCCCGAGGGCGAGTTGTACTTCCCCGGTTCACCGATACTCTCGGTCACCTCGACCTTCGCCGACGCGGTTCTCCTGGAGACGCTCGTCCTGTCGGTGCTCAACCACGACTGCGCGGTGGCCTCGGCCGCGGCCAGGATGGCCAGCGCGGCCAACGGGCGCAGGCTGATCGAGATGGGTTCCCGCCGGACCCACGAGGAGGCGGCGGTGGCCGCCGCCCGCGCCGCCTATCTGGCCGGCTTCTCGGCGACGTCGAACCTGGAGGCGGGCAGGCGTTACGGGATTCCCACCGCAGGCACCTCGGCACATGCCTTCACCCTGCTGCACGACACCGAGGAGACGGCGTTCCGCACCCAGGTGGAGGTGCTTGGCGTCGGCACCACCCTGCTGGTGGACACCTACGACATCACCGAGGGCATCGCGACGGCGGTCCGGGTGGCCGGGCCGCAGCTGGGCGCCATCCGCATCGACTCCGGCGACGTCGGCGTGCTGGCCAGGCAGGCCCGCGAACAGCTGGACTCCCTGGGCGCGACCGGCACCCGGATCCTGGTCTCCGGCGACCTCGACGAATACGCCATCGCGACGCTGCGGGCCGACCCGGTGGACGGCTACGGCGTGGGCACCTCGGTGGTCACCGGTTCCGGCGCCCCGGCGGCGGGAATGGTCTACAAGCTCGTCGAGGTCGACGGGAAGCCGGTGGCCAAGCGCAGCCAGCACAAGACCTCGCGAGGTGGCCGCAAGGCCGCGTTGCGCAGGCATCGGGAGACCGGGACCGCCGTGGAGGAGGTCGTCTACCGGGTCGGCGAGGGCCATCCGGAGCCCGAACTCGGTCCGCACGATCAGAAGTTGCACATTCCGCTCTGGCGGGACGGCGCCAAGGCGCCGGGGGTGCCCGACCTCCAGCAGGGCCGGGAGCGGTTGCGGCAGGCACTGGTGAGCGTGCCGTGGGAGGGCCTGACGCTGTCGCGGGGCGAGCCCGCCCTGCCGACGACCTTCCTGCCCTAG
- a CDS encoding TetR/AcrR family transcriptional regulator, with product MAQGTSKGQRLTPAGRRVLDAASDLFYREGIHAVGVDALAAAAGVTKKTLYACFGSKDALVASYLRERDQRWRAFLTEGLAEHADSPRTALAASFDVLQEWMDREDPRGCGFVNALAELPSPQHPGHAAVLEQKRWLLGFLTDLATAAGLTEPAALAETLLLLHEGAVVTRTTGSVPDATRRARSVAETLVASAAGAE from the coding sequence ATGGCGCAGGGAACGAGTAAGGGACAACGGCTGACACCGGCCGGTCGGCGCGTGCTCGACGCGGCCTCGGACCTCTTCTATCGAGAGGGCATCCATGCCGTCGGCGTCGACGCGCTGGCCGCCGCCGCCGGAGTCACCAAGAAGACGCTGTACGCCTGCTTCGGCTCCAAGGACGCCCTGGTGGCCAGCTACCTGCGCGAACGGGACCAGCGCTGGCGTGCCTTCCTCACCGAGGGGCTCGCCGAGCACGCCGACTCGCCGCGCACCGCCCTGGCTGCCAGCTTCGACGTGCTCCAGGAATGGATGGACCGGGAGGACCCGCGCGGCTGCGGCTTCGTCAACGCCCTCGCCGAACTGCCCTCGCCACAGCACCCCGGCCACGCCGCGGTGCTCGAACAGAAGCGCTGGCTGCTGGGGTTTCTGACCGATCTCGCGACGGCGGCCGGGCTAACCGAGCCCGCTGCGCTCGCCGAGACACTCCTACTGCTGCACGAGGGTGCGGTGGTCACCAGGACCACCGGCAGCGTTCCCGATGCGACGCGCCGGGCCCGTTCGGTGGCCGAGACCCTGGTGGCCTCGGCGGCAGGCGCCGAGTAG
- a CDS encoding zinc-binding dehydrogenase, translating to MRAVQLTGFGGPDRLVYREDVPDPMPGPGEVRVRVGAAAINNTDIWTREGAYGTAGDPTATTGWRREPLVFPRIQGADIAGRIDQVGPGVDTARVGERVLIDPMLYEGDESALVTTDYLGSERDGGFAELVTVPASNALPVDSPLSDVELASFPTSSVTALRMIDRAAVTDADTVLITGASGGVGAAAIQLVKARGGRVVAVVGAGKKQQALDLGADAVIVRGRADLDEELSALDVTGAGGQVDVVVDVVGGAAFSALLRSLRPLGRYVVAGAIAGPLVETDLRTVYLRQLQIIGSSFGTHAQFRTLLDHIARGELRPLVAGTYPLRELRRAQEDFVAKTHFGKLVVLPQEN from the coding sequence ATGCGTGCTGTGCAGCTCACCGGCTTCGGCGGACCGGACCGACTGGTCTACCGCGAGGACGTCCCCGACCCCATGCCGGGTCCCGGCGAGGTCCGGGTCCGGGTCGGCGCCGCCGCGATCAACAACACCGACATCTGGACCCGCGAGGGCGCCTACGGCACGGCAGGCGATCCCACCGCCACGACGGGCTGGCGCCGGGAGCCACTGGTCTTCCCCCGCATTCAGGGCGCCGACATCGCGGGCCGCATCGACCAGGTCGGCCCCGGAGTCGACACCGCCCGGGTCGGCGAACGGGTCCTGATCGACCCGATGCTCTACGAGGGCGACGAGTCGGCCCTGGTGACCACCGACTATCTCGGTTCCGAGCGCGACGGCGGCTTCGCCGAGCTGGTCACCGTGCCCGCGAGCAACGCCCTTCCGGTGGACAGCCCACTGAGCGATGTCGAGTTGGCCTCCTTCCCGACCTCGTCCGTCACCGCGCTGCGGATGATCGATCGGGCGGCGGTGACCGACGCCGACACCGTGCTGATCACCGGCGCATCCGGGGGCGTCGGTGCAGCGGCGATCCAGCTCGTCAAGGCCAGGGGCGGCCGGGTGGTCGCCGTGGTCGGCGCAGGCAAGAAGCAGCAGGCGCTCGACCTCGGCGCCGACGCGGTGATCGTCCGAGGCCGCGCCGATCTCGACGAGGAGCTGTCCGCCCTCGACGTGACCGGCGCGGGCGGACAGGTGGACGTGGTGGTCGACGTCGTCGGCGGCGCGGCGTTCTCCGCGCTGCTGCGCAGCCTGCGCCCACTGGGCCGCTACGTCGTCGCGGGCGCCATCGCAGGCCCACTGGTCGAGACCGACCTCCGCACCGTCTACCTGCGGCAGCTGCAGATCATCGGTTCCTCCTTCGGCACCCACGCCCAATTCCGCACCCTGCTCGACCACATCGCCAGGGGCGAACTTCGGCCGCTGGTCGCCGGGACCTACCCGCTTCGGGAACTGCGCCGCGCCCAGGAGGACTTCGTCGCCAAGACGCATTTCGGCAAGCTCGTCGTGCTCCCGCAGGAGAACTGA
- a CDS encoding S66 family peptidase, with protein sequence MSSFRYPPKPRPGDRVAVVSPSGGLPEILPLPYETGLRRLREQFGLVPVEYRTTRRLAATPAERAADLTAAFADPSITAIIATIGGDDQITVLPHLDPAIVLANPKPFFGFSDCTCLLAWLWNLGIVGYHGGAVMTQFGRPGSLHPVTEESLQAALFRPGDHALAPATSYGDIDLPWDDPASFTTEPPSQPASGWQWHNADRVVTGPAWGGNLEILSWLLMADQSIPDPQRLAGGVLFLETSEELPSAQEVYWILRNMGERGLLALFPAVLVGRAKAWSLTRRTSPDERAQYLAEQQAAFRRALGEYAPDAMVVFDVDLGHTDPQVVIPYGGTVRVDGPARSIVVTY encoded by the coding sequence ATGTCGTCGTTTCGCTACCCACCGAAGCCACGTCCGGGTGATCGAGTCGCCGTGGTGTCGCCCTCGGGCGGGCTGCCCGAAATCCTCCCGTTGCCGTACGAGACCGGGCTACGCAGGCTGCGTGAACAGTTCGGCCTGGTCCCGGTCGAGTACCGCACCACCCGCAGGTTGGCGGCGACGCCCGCCGAACGCGCGGCGGATCTCACCGCAGCCTTCGCGGACCCGAGCATCACGGCGATCATCGCCACGATCGGCGGCGACGACCAGATCACCGTGCTGCCACACCTGGACCCCGCGATCGTGCTGGCCAATCCGAAGCCCTTCTTCGGTTTCAGCGACTGCACGTGTCTGCTGGCCTGGCTGTGGAACCTCGGCATCGTCGGTTATCACGGCGGGGCGGTGATGACACAGTTCGGCAGGCCTGGTTCCCTGCACCCGGTCACCGAGGAATCCCTACAGGCGGCCCTGTTCCGACCGGGCGATCACGCCCTCGCGCCCGCAACCTCCTATGGGGACATCGACCTGCCGTGGGACGACCCGGCGAGCTTCACGACCGAACCGCCCTCGCAGCCCGCTTCCGGGTGGCAATGGCACAACGCCGACCGGGTCGTGACGGGGCCTGCCTGGGGCGGCAACCTGGAGATCCTCTCCTGGTTGCTGATGGCCGACCAATCGATTCCGGACCCGCAGCGCCTCGCGGGCGGGGTGCTGTTCCTGGAGACCTCCGAGGAGCTGCCCAGCGCCCAGGAAGTCTATTGGATCCTGCGCAACATGGGCGAACGCGGCTTGCTCGCGCTGTTCCCCGCCGTACTGGTCGGCCGGGCGAAGGCGTGGTCGTTGACCCGACGGACCAGTCCCGACGAGCGGGCGCAGTACCTCGCCGAACAGCAGGCCGCGTTCCGCCGGGCGCTGGGCGAGTACGCGCCCGACGCCATGGTGGTCTTCGATGTGGATCTCGGACATACCGATCCGCAGGTGGTCATCCCCTATGGCGGCACCGTGCGGGTGGACGGCCCGGCGCGCTCCATCGTCGTGACCTACTGA
- a CDS encoding nicotinamidase, whose product MARALIVVDVQNDFCEGGSLGVAGGSSVAGAISRHIAGSRYDHVVATRDYHIDPGGHFSDEPDFVDSWPVHCVAGTAGSSFHSELDVAAIDAVFSKGAHAAAYSGFEGVDPDGRTLIAWLRERSVDAVEVVGLATDHCVRATALDAHDEGLHTTVLLDLTAGVSPTTIGSAIEQLRGAGVGLVGAPVGYSG is encoded by the coding sequence ATGGCCAGAGCTCTGATCGTGGTTGATGTGCAGAACGACTTCTGCGAGGGCGGATCGCTCGGGGTGGCGGGCGGCAGCTCCGTCGCCGGGGCCATCTCCCGACACATCGCGGGTTCGCGGTACGACCACGTGGTCGCCACCCGCGATTACCACATCGACCCCGGCGGTCACTTCTCCGACGAACCGGACTTCGTCGACTCCTGGCCGGTGCACTGCGTCGCGGGGACCGCCGGATCGTCCTTCCATTCAGAGCTCGACGTCGCCGCCATCGATGCGGTGTTCTCCAAGGGCGCTCACGCGGCGGCCTACTCGGGTTTCGAGGGCGTCGACCCCGATGGCCGCACGTTGATCGCCTGGCTGCGGGAACGCTCCGTCGACGCGGTCGAGGTGGTGGGACTGGCCACCGACCACTGTGTTCGGGCCACCGCGCTGGACGCGCACGACGAGGGGCTGCACACGACGGTCCTGCTCGATCTCACGGCGGGTGTCTCGCCGACGACCATCGGCTCCGCGATCGAGCAGCTTCGGGGCGCCGGAGTCGGCCTCGTCGGGGCACCGGTCGGCTACTCGGGCTGA
- a CDS encoding biotin transporter BioY, with protein sequence MSTAATSASIARQRVLADLVPGALVRDLALVAAGAALIGLSAQVVLPIPGTPVPFTGQTFGVLLVGSVLGWQRGALTMLLYLAVGAAGMPWFQGGTAGLSGATVGYLLGMVLAATVVGALASRGGDRTVLRTTGTMLVGNLIIYAVGVPGMMISLGMSLPTALATGVVPFLIGDAIKIALAAGVLPASWSLVNRFQR encoded by the coding sequence GTGTCCACTGCCGCCACGTCCGCATCGATCGCTCGGCAGCGAGTACTCGCTGATCTGGTGCCGGGTGCACTGGTCCGAGACCTCGCTCTCGTCGCCGCAGGCGCGGCACTGATCGGGCTCAGCGCTCAGGTCGTGCTGCCGATCCCCGGCACCCCCGTTCCCTTCACCGGTCAGACCTTCGGCGTGCTGCTGGTGGGTTCCGTGCTCGGTTGGCAGCGCGGTGCGCTGACCATGCTGCTGTACCTGGCGGTCGGCGCCGCCGGTATGCCCTGGTTCCAGGGCGGCACGGCAGGCCTCAGCGGCGCGACCGTCGGCTACCTGCTCGGTATGGTGCTGGCCGCGACCGTGGTCGGCGCGCTCGCGAGCCGGGGCGGCGACCGGACGGTGCTGCGCACCACCGGAACGATGCTGGTGGGCAACCTGATCATCTATGCCGTCGGCGTCCCCGGGATGATGATCTCCCTGGGGATGAGCCTGCCCACCGCCTTGGCGACGGGTGTGGTGCCGTTCCTGATCGGCGACGCCATCAAGATCGCGCTGGCCGCTGGGGTACTGCCCGCGAGCTGGTCGCTGGTCAACCGCTTCCAGCGCTGA
- a CDS encoding ATP-dependent DNA helicase codes for MAEAVAESIQDGAHLAVQAGTGTGKSLAYLVPAIRHAIEAESTVVISTATIALQRQLVDRDLPRLAKVLTPLLDREPSFAILKGRRNYLCLHRIHSGAPDDPQDTALFDPFEVSAMGRQVKRLHEWSSDTETGDRDELVPGVTDQAWRQVSVTAKECLGMSRCPVGVDCFAEKARAQAGRANVVVTNHALLAIDAMGDAPVLPEHDVVIVDEAHDLVDRVTSAATAEITAATVAAAARRCGKQVDQRVADRLVEAGEGLALMYEDSRHGRLEEMPPALGAALRTVRDSAHACITALGTERREDVDGASERKLALALLDDVHDTAERILDAFDEREVDRGDVVWLAGQPRDPHEAPPTTIRVAPLGVGGLLREKLFGQRTVVLTSATLALGGSFDTLARQWGLPPTGRPVVPSAEGMATSKLPPADDTDPPWQGMDVGSPFQHSKSGILYIAKHLPPPGRSGLHEDYLTELAELVEAAGGRTLGLFSSMRAAKQATEALRERLDIPLLCQGEDSTSLLVSKFAEDPATCLFGTLSLWQGVDVPGPSLQLVVMDRIPFPRPDDPMASARQRAVAASGGNGFITVAGTHAALLLAQGAGRLLRSATDRGVIAILDPRVMTARYGSFLRASLPPYWTTTDPEIVRAALRRIDD; via the coding sequence ATGGCCGAGGCGGTCGCCGAGAGCATCCAGGACGGCGCCCATCTCGCCGTCCAGGCAGGCACCGGCACCGGCAAGTCGCTGGCCTACCTCGTGCCGGCGATCCGCCACGCCATCGAGGCCGAATCCACCGTGGTGATCTCCACCGCGACCATCGCGCTGCAACGCCAGCTCGTGGACCGCGACCTACCGCGACTGGCAAAGGTGTTGACGCCGTTGCTGGATCGGGAACCGAGCTTCGCGATCCTCAAGGGCAGGCGCAACTATCTGTGTCTGCACCGCATCCACTCCGGTGCGCCCGACGATCCGCAGGACACCGCCCTGTTCGACCCGTTCGAGGTCTCGGCGATGGGCAGGCAGGTCAAGCGGCTGCACGAGTGGTCGTCGGACACCGAGACGGGCGACCGCGACGAACTCGTGCCCGGCGTCACCGATCAGGCGTGGCGGCAGGTCTCGGTCACCGCCAAGGAATGCCTCGGCATGTCCCGTTGCCCGGTGGGCGTGGACTGTTTCGCGGAGAAGGCCCGCGCGCAGGCCGGCCGCGCCAATGTCGTGGTCACCAACCACGCGTTGCTGGCGATCGACGCGATGGGCGACGCCCCGGTGCTGCCCGAGCACGACGTCGTGATCGTCGACGAGGCGCACGACCTGGTGGACCGGGTCACCTCCGCCGCCACCGCCGAGATCACCGCGGCGACGGTGGCCGCCGCCGCCCGACGCTGCGGCAAGCAGGTGGACCAGCGGGTGGCCGACCGGCTCGTCGAGGCGGGCGAGGGTCTGGCGTTGATGTACGAGGATTCCCGCCACGGCAGGCTCGAGGAGATGCCGCCCGCCCTTGGCGCGGCCCTGCGCACGGTGCGCGACAGCGCGCACGCCTGCATCACCGCGCTGGGCACCGAACGCCGCGAGGACGTCGACGGTGCCAGCGAACGCAAACTGGCCCTGGCGTTGCTCGACGACGTGCACGACACGGCGGAGCGCATCCTCGACGCCTTCGACGAACGCGAGGTCGACCGAGGCGACGTCGTCTGGCTCGCGGGCCAGCCCCGCGACCCGCACGAGGCCCCGCCCACCACCATTCGCGTGGCGCCGTTGGGCGTCGGCGGGCTGCTCCGCGAGAAGCTGTTCGGCCAGCGCACCGTGGTGCTGACCTCGGCGACCCTGGCGCTCGGCGGCTCCTTCGACACGCTGGCCCGGCAGTGGGGACTGCCCCCGACCGGACGGCCGGTCGTCCCCTCGGCCGAGGGAATGGCCACCTCGAAGCTGCCGCCCGCCGACGACACCGACCCGCCGTGGCAGGGCATGGACGTCGGTTCACCGTTCCAGCACTCCAAGAGCGGCATCCTCTACATCGCCAAGCACCTGCCGCCGCCCGGCCGCTCCGGTCTGCACGAGGACTACCTGACCGAGTTGGCGGAACTGGTCGAAGCCGCGGGCGGGCGGACGCTCGGGCTGTTCTCCTCGATGCGGGCCGCCAAGCAGGCCACCGAGGCCCTGCGGGAGCGACTCGACATCCCGCTGCTGTGTCAGGGCGAGGACAGCACCTCGCTACTGGTGTCGAAGTTCGCCGAGGACCCGGCCACCTGTCTGTTCGGCACCCTGTCGCTCTGGCAGGGCGTGGACGTGCCGGGGCCCTCGCTGCAACTGGTGGTCATGGACCGCATCCCGTTCCCCCGGCCGGACGACCCGATGGCCTCGGCGCGGCAGCGGGCCGTGGCGGCCAGCGGCGGCAATGGCTTCATCACCGTCGCCGGTACCCACGCAGCTCTCCTGCTCGCCCAGGGTGCGGGCAGGCTGTTGCGTTCGGCGACGGACCGAGGCGTGATCGCGATCCTGGATCCCCGGGTGATGACCGCCCGTTACGGCAGCTTCCTGCGGGCCTCGCTGCCGCCGTACTGGACCACCACCGACCCGGAGATCGTCCGCGCCGCGCTGCGCCGCATCGACGACTAA
- the serB gene encoding phosphoserine phosphatase SerB has translation MTVTGLDKPGVTSVLFAALTRHGVDVLDVDQVVIRGRLVLGVVVETTHDPEGLQESVEQAMASVGMQVEVVIGDQQPDNARQVSTHALVVLGSPLSARAFTMVARGLAAQNVNIDSIRRVADYPVTGLELLVSAGHADGTDARLVSTMTKVATQVGVDIAVERAGLARRAKRLVVFDVDSTLVQGEVIEMLAAKAGREAEVRAVTEAAMRGEVDFTESLHRRVAALAGLPESVLTDVAETLELTPGARTTVRTLKRLGYRCGVVSGGFSQVVQHLVDDLGLDFQAANELEVVDGFLTGRVLGEVVDRAGKAVALRRFADSFGIPLAQCVAVGDGANDIDMLSAAGLGVAFNAKPALRAVADTALSAPFLDAVLFVLGVTRAEVEEADAAEGVLRRVPLEP, from the coding sequence ATGACCGTGACGGGCCTGGACAAGCCAGGGGTCACCTCGGTGCTCTTCGCGGCGTTGACCAGACACGGCGTCGACGTGCTCGACGTCGACCAGGTGGTCATCCGGGGCAGGCTGGTACTCGGCGTCGTGGTGGAGACCACCCACGACCCCGAGGGCCTGCAGGAGTCGGTCGAGCAGGCGATGGCCAGCGTCGGAATGCAGGTCGAGGTCGTCATCGGCGATCAGCAGCCCGACAACGCCCGACAGGTCTCCACCCACGCCCTGGTGGTGCTCGGCAGCCCGCTCAGCGCCAGGGCCTTCACCATGGTCGCGCGCGGACTGGCCGCCCAGAACGTGAACATCGACTCGATCCGCCGGGTCGCCGACTACCCCGTGACCGGCCTGGAACTGCTCGTGTCGGCAGGCCACGCCGACGGCACCGACGCCCGATTGGTCTCGACGATGACCAAGGTGGCGACCCAGGTCGGTGTCGACATCGCGGTGGAACGCGCCGGGCTGGCCAGGCGCGCCAAGCGGCTGGTGGTCTTCGACGTCGATTCCACGCTCGTCCAGGGCGAGGTCATCGAGATGCTCGCGGCCAAGGCGGGCCGCGAGGCCGAGGTCCGCGCGGTGACCGAGGCCGCCATGCGCGGCGAGGTCGACTTCACCGAGTCCCTGCACCGCCGGGTCGCCGCGCTCGCCGGACTGCCCGAGAGCGTGCTCACCGACGTCGCCGAGACCCTGGAGCTGACCCCGGGCGCCCGGACCACGGTGCGCACCCTCAAGCGGCTCGGCTACCGCTGCGGGGTGGTCTCGGGCGGCTTCTCCCAGGTGGTGCAGCACCTCGTCGACGATCTCGGACTGGACTTCCAGGCGGCCAACGAGCTCGAGGTCGTCGACGGATTCCTCACCGGCCGAGTGCTCGGCGAGGTGGTGGACCGCGCGGGCAAGGCGGTCGCGCTACGCCGGTTCGCCGACTCCTTCGGTATCCCGCTCGCGCAGTGCGTCGCGGTCGGCGACGGTGCCAACGACATCGACATGCTCTCGGCCGCGGGGCTGGGCGTGGCCTTCAACGCGAAACCGGCCCTGCGAGCCGTCGCCGACACCGCGCTGTCGGCGCCCTTCCTGGACGCGGTGCTCTTCGTGCTGGGCGTCACCAGGGCAGAGGTCGAGGAGGCCGACGCGGCCGAGGGCGTCCTGCGGCGGGTTCCGCTGGAACCCTGA
- the ctaD gene encoding aa3-type cytochrome oxidase subunit I codes for MTAVAPQPIATRPYPARKAPKGSFLLSAMRTTDHKQIGIFYLVTAFAFFMVGGAMAMLMRAELAVPGMQFLSLEQYNQLFTMHGTIMLLLFATPILFGFANFILPLQIGSPDVAFPRLNAFSYWLYLFGGLIVIGGFLTPGGAADFGWFAYTPLSSAIHSPGLGADLWIAGLVVSGLGTILGAVNMITTVVCLRAPGMTMFRMPIFTWNILVTSLLILMAFPILTAALLGLMADRHLGAHVFDPANGGVILWQHLFWFFGHPEVYIVALPFFGIVSEIFPVFSRKPLFGYKGLVFATLAIAALSVTVWAHHMYATGAVLLPFFAITTFLIAVPTGVKFFNWIGTMWRGQLTFETPMLFSIGFLVTFLFGGLSGVLLASPPIDFHVTDTYFVVAHFHYVLYGTIVFAVFAGIYFWFPKMTGRMMDEALGKLHFWLTFLGFHGTFLVQHWLGNEGMIRRYGDYLPEDGFTTLNMVSTIAAFVLGASTLPFLWNVFKSYRYGEIVTVDDPWGYGNSLEWATSCPPPRHNFTELPRIRSERPAFELHYPHMVERMRIEAHTGGKHGSSGELDGPPAPSERLTHAVQPDEEKTDDPRDR; via the coding sequence GTGACGGCCGTCGCTCCCCAGCCGATTGCGACACGCCCGTATCCGGCGCGTAAAGCGCCGAAGGGCTCCTTCCTGCTGAGTGCGATGCGTACTACCGACCACAAGCAGATCGGCATCTTCTATCTCGTCACCGCTTTCGCCTTCTTCATGGTGGGCGGCGCGATGGCGATGCTGATGCGGGCCGAGCTTGCGGTACCGGGTATGCAGTTCCTCTCGTTGGAGCAGTACAACCAGCTGTTCACCATGCACGGCACGATCATGCTGCTGCTGTTCGCCACCCCGATCCTCTTCGGGTTCGCGAACTTCATCCTGCCGCTGCAGATCGGTTCGCCCGACGTGGCGTTCCCCCGACTCAACGCGTTCTCGTACTGGCTGTACCTGTTCGGCGGTCTGATCGTGATCGGCGGGTTCCTGACCCCCGGTGGCGCCGCCGACTTCGGTTGGTTCGCCTACACGCCGCTGTCCAGCGCCATCCACTCGCCCGGCCTCGGTGCCGACCTGTGGATCGCCGGTCTGGTCGTCAGTGGTCTGGGCACCATCCTCGGTGCGGTCAACATGATCACCACGGTGGTCTGTCTGCGCGCACCGGGTATGACGATGTTCCGGATGCCGATCTTCACCTGGAACATCCTGGTCACCAGCCTGCTGATCCTGATGGCCTTCCCGATCCTGACCGCTGCCCTGCTGGGGCTGATGGCCGATCGGCATCTCGGTGCCCACGTGTTCGACCCGGCCAACGGCGGGGTCATCCTGTGGCAGCACCTCTTCTGGTTCTTCGGACACCCCGAGGTCTACATCGTCGCGCTGCCGTTCTTCGGCATCGTCTCCGAGATCTTCCCGGTCTTCAGTCGCAAGCCGCTGTTCGGCTACAAGGGTCTGGTCTTCGCCACGCTGGCGATCGCCGCCCTGTCGGTGACGGTGTGGGCGCACCACATGTACGCCACCGGCGCCGTGCTGCTGCCGTTCTTCGCGATCACCACCTTCCTGATCGCGGTGCCGACCGGTGTGAAGTTCTTCAACTGGATCGGCACGATGTGGCGAGGCCAGCTGACCTTCGAGACTCCCATGCTGTTCAGCATCGGATTCCTGGTCACCTTCCTCTTCGGTGGTCTCTCCGGCGTGCTGCTGGCGTCCCCGCCGATCGACTTCCACGTCACCGACACCTACTTCGTGGTGGCCCACTTCCACTACGTCCTCTACGGCACGATCGTGTTCGCGGTCTTCGCCGGGATCTACTTCTGGTTCCCGAAGATGACCGGCCGGATGATGGACGAGGCGCTGGGCAAGCTGCACTTCTGGCTGACCTTCCTCGGCTTCCACGGTACGTTCCTGGTGCAGCACTGGCTGGGCAACGAGGGCATGATCCGCCGGTACGGCGACTACCTACCGGAAGACGGGTTCACCACGCTGAACATGGTCTCCACGATCGCGGCGTTCGTGCTCGGCGCGTCGACGCTGCCGTTCCTGTGGAACGTGTTCAAGAGCTACCGATACGGCGAGATCGTCACCGTCGACGACCCGTGGGGCTACGGAAACTCGCTGGAGTGGGCGACGAGCTGCCCGCCGCCTCGGCACAACTTCACCGAGCTGCCCAGGATTCGTTCCGAGCGGCCTGCCTTCGAACTGCACTATCCGCATATGGTGGAGCGGATGCGCATCGAGGCGCACACCGGCGGAAAACACGGTTCCAGCGGCGAGCTAGACGGCCCGCCAGCGCCCTCCGAACGGCTGACCCACGCGGTACAGCCCGACGAGGAGAAGACGGACGACCCTCGCGACAGGTGA